One Bacteroidota bacterium genomic region harbors:
- a CDS encoding heavy-metal-associated domain-containing protein: MKTFKIFSIALVCSLIASSVFAQKTKTETFKVSGNCGMCETNIEKAAKKAGATSAEWNKDTKVITVKYSSSTSDLAKIQKSIADAGYDNVGVKATNESYDKLHSCCKYERVAETSNAAKTMDCCKDGKCTMPGHDGKDCCKKEGAEKMDCCKDGKCTKEGHDGKDCCKNEKGDH, from the coding sequence ATGAAAACGTTTAAGATATTTTCAATCGCTTTAGTATGTTCACTTATTGCATCATCTGTTTTTGCACAAAAGACAAAAACTGAAACCTTCAAGGTATCCGGGAATTGCGGCATGTGTGAAACCAATATAGAAAAAGCCGCTAAAAAAGCCGGCGCTACTTCCGCAGAATGGAATAAAGACACAAAGGTCATCACCGTTAAATACAGTTCGTCTACATCTGATCTTGCTAAAATTCAGAAAAGCATTGCTGATGCAGGTTATGATAATGTAGGTGTAAAAGCTACCAACGAATCATACGACAAATTGCATAGCTGCTGTAAATATGAAAGAGTAGCAGAGACTAGTAATGCTGCTAAAACAATGGATTGTTGTAAAGATGGCAAATGCACAATGCCTGGTCATGATGGTAAAGATTGTTGTAAAAAAGAAGGTGCTGAAAAAATGGACTGCTGCAAAGATGGTAAATGCACCAAAGAAGGCCATGATGGCAAAGACTGCTGTAAAAATGAGAAAGGCGATCATTAA
- a CDS encoding TlpA family protein disulfide reductase — protein MKIQRKINLLLFVIILSIAAKAQPGPGQQAMEIALPSLNGDTLKLSSLKGKIVLLDFWASWCGPCRISNKHMMKLYAKYKSQGFEIFGVSVDNSEKDWKKAVQKDKITWLQVNDREMGEASTAMKWNVSALPTSYLINKEGKLVGMDLEGKDLEAAVKDLLSK, from the coding sequence ATGAAAATCCAACGAAAAATCAACTTGCTTTTATTTGTTATCATTCTCTCTATTGCTGCAAAGGCACAGCCCGGACCGGGACAACAAGCCATGGAAATTGCTTTACCATCTTTGAATGGCGATACATTAAAACTATCCTCATTAAAAGGAAAGATTGTATTGCTTGATTTCTGGGCAAGCTGGTGTGGCCCCTGTCGTATTTCAAACAAGCATATGATGAAATTATATGCTAAGTATAAATCGCAGGGTTTTGAGATATTCGGTGTATCTGTTGATAACAGCGAGAAAGACTGGAAGAAAGCAGTGCAAAAAGATAAAATAACATGGCTGCAGGTGAATGATAGAGAAATGGGAGAAGCGAGTACAGCAATGAAATGGAATGTTAGTGCCCTTCCAACTTCGTATTTAATAAACAAAGAAGGCAAATTAGTGGGAATGGACCTGGAAGGGAAAGACCTTGAGGCAGCAGTTAAGGATTTGCTTTCAAAATAA